Proteins encoded by one window of Cloeon dipterum chromosome 4, ieCloDipt1.1, whole genome shotgun sequence:
- the LOC135942893 gene encoding mediator of RNA polymerase II transcription subunit 25-like: protein MSQPQAIAKTSQRRKLMSGMQNQPLDQPQTMNPQMAQQQQQQQQQLQQLGGVQAQIQDQQAPGQLLAGMQQPACGRERQTIWSGLLEWMEKKRNSDGQRTSRSIPCQVSAFTTDDEPELRADDWPSELWMQLMPKHVIGSIDEEYFLKNSKSVLLNPQPCEALDALTRVMSSGFDGCVHFTSQPTNACELKVLILLYSAEERAYLGIIPNDQTAFVEHLRKVILHQRSTQGIQRGQTGGPGMAPVGPSPGLGPAMSQMQAPMQQQQQAQQQQQQQQQQGMMTTSQTNPMVTGGVQLTQNNVPGQIQPQMTNIGQQRPQMNVQPGLEAGVMSTGQQPGVIRTQGMMPTQQAGLVIAEAMQQQQQEP from the exons ATGTCGCAGCCACAAGCTATAGCCAAAACCAGCCAACGCCGCAAATTAATGTCTGGCATGCAAAACCAACCACTGGACCAGCCGCAAACCATGAACCCTCAAAtggcccagcagcagcagcaacaacaacaacaactacaGCAATTGGGCGGAGTGCAGGCCCAAATTCAAGACCAGCAGGCGCCGGGCCAGCTGCTGGCTGGAATGCAACAGCCTGCCTGTGGCAGGGAGAGACAGACCATCTGGTCTGGCTTGTTGGAATGGATggagaaaaaaaggaattctGACGGGCAAAGGACGTCCAGAAGCATTCCCTGCCAGGTCTCAGCGTTTACTACAGATGACGAGCCTGAGTT GCGAGCGGATGATTGGCCGTCCGAGCTTTGGATGCAGCTGATGCCTAAACATGTGATTGGAAGTATCGacgaagaatattttttgaagaattcTAAATCAGTTTTATTAAACCCGCAACCCTGTGAGGCTCTGGACGCTTTAACTAGAGTCATGAGTTCTGGTTTT GATGGATGTGTCCACTTCACAAGCCAACCAACAAATGCATGCGAACTCAAAGTTCTCATTCTGCTATACTCTGCAGAAGAACGCGCTTATTTGGGCATCATACCGAATGACCAGACAGCCTTTGTGGAGCACCTTCGCAAAGTAATTCTGCACCAAAGGTCCACCCAAGGCATCCAGCGGGGGCAGACTGGCGGCCCAGGAATGGCTCCTGTGGGGCCATCGCCTGGACTTGGCCCCGCCATGAGCCAAATGCAGGCGCCcatgcaacagcagcagcaagcacagcaacaacagcagcaacaacaacagcagggCATGATGACGACTTCGCAGACCAATCCAATGGTCACGGGAGGCGTCCAGCTGACTCAAAATAATGTTCCCGGGCAGATTCAGCCGCAGATGACAAATATTGGACAGCAGAGGCCGCAGATGAACGTTCAACCTGGATTGGAG GCTGGCGTAATGTCTACAGGACAGCAGCCTGGCGTGATAAGGACTCAGGGTATGATGCCCACGCAGCAAGCCGGCCTGGTTATCGCAGAAGCTatgcaacagcagcagcaggagccATAG